The window GCGGCGAAGCCGTAATCCAAAATCTCTCCATATCGACCGTTTGCGAAAACAATAACCGAGCGCAGTTTTTCACGCCTTGCACCACTTTCGCGTGCGCCACCAGAAGCCTCCACGGCCATTCTCACACCGCAGGCCTCGGGCGGGCGCGGATCTCGTCGTTCCGCTGATACAATCCCCCGGGCCACGGGGAGACTTGGAAATGCTTTGGCTGATTCGAACGGCGGCGACCGAAACACCGGTTCTGGGAATCGCGGTCTCACTCTCCGGCTTCTGCCTGCTGGCGCTCACGTCATGGTTGAGCCCGGGTGCTCGCCGAGCGGGACGAAACGTGCACTGGCTCGTCGGTTGGCTGGTGAACGGCTTCGGGATGACCGCGATCGCAGCCGGCTGGAGCTTGCTGGCCGCGGGCGGCCCACGCCTCGATTGGCCGTTCCTCACTTTGGTGGGAGCGGTCGCAGGGGTGTCGGGGGTCGTCCTCTTCCTGGCTGGAGCGGCCCGGGTGGGGAGGTTGCACGCACCCTCGAGCTATGTCAATGAGCTCGACACGTCGGGTCTCTACTCCTTCATACGCCACCCTCAGGCGCTGGCGCTGGCCATTCTATCCGTTGGGGTCGGAGGCCTGTCTCGGTCCGTGCCTTATCTTCTGACGGTACCCTTGTGGATTCTCTGTTGGTGGGGCTATGCGCGGCTCGAGGAGAAACTCGAGCTTATTCCCGTTTTTGGCGAGCGCTATCGAAGGTACTGTCAATCCACCCCGTGCCTTTTTCCCGCGCTTCGCTCGTTGATCCCCTCGAGGTCGTCGGTGGAAGAATCGCCGGATACCTTCCTCGAAGGTTGAGCCGGCAGGGGAGGCATCGATATGTCCACGGTGCTGATCACCGGCTCGAGCACCGGCATCGGTTTGGCGACGGCGGTGACCCTCGGCCGAGCCGGCCATCGCGTCTACGCCACGATGTGGAATCCCGACGGAGCTCCGGAGCTTGGCGATATCGCAGCAAAGGAATCACTGCCCATCGAGATCTCCCGAATGGACGTCGACTCCACCGAGTCCGTTGCCGAAGCCGTCGGGCAGGTGCTCGACTCCGCGGGAAGCATCGAAGTGCTCGTGAACAACGCCGGCGTGCCGGGTGCGGGACCGGTAGCCGAGCTTCCGCTCGAGGAGTTCAAGAAGGTCATGGAGACGAACTTCTTCGGTGCGCTTCGCTGCATTCAGGCGGTGCTTCCCGCGATGACGCGCCATCGAGAAGGCTGCATCGTCAACGTGAGCTCGGTCGCCGGTCGGCTCGCGGGAACACCCATGGCCGCCTACGCGGCCTCGAAGTTCGCGCTCGAGGCGGCGAGCGAAGCGCTCGCGCAGGAAGTCAAGCCCT of the Vicinamibacteria bacterium genome contains:
- a CDS encoding SDR family oxidoreductase, whose translation is MSTVLITGSSTGIGLATAVTLGRAGHRVYATMWNPDGAPELGDIAAKESLPIEISRMDVDSTESVAEAVGQVLDSAGSIEVLVNNAGVPGAGPVAELPLEEFKKVMETNFFGALRCIQAVLPAMTRHREGCIVNVSSVAGRLAGTPMAAYAASKFALEAASEALAQEVKPFNIRVALVEPGVIATPIFGKYRDSPKHTPYPGERRIMALFQTSLEQPVSPFVVAERIKDIVSSGSWRLRHPVGPDAESIMQWRADMSDEAWVDWWAVEDDEIWCAQVERDLGIDVRPHLKD